Proteins encoded in a region of the Hypomesus transpacificus isolate Combined female chromosome 17, fHypTra1, whole genome shotgun sequence genome:
- the cln3 gene encoding battenin isoform X2, with translation MDQTDSVNADPVLTVDRQGRCKNWRNWLGFWLLGLCNNFAYVVMLSAAHDILKQQGSDNSTVMIPASSHWHVEGRNASNSSRYDCNPVSTAAVLLADILPTLIIKLFAPFLIHKFPYGFRVLVCAASAIVSFLLVSFSSTVWMSILGVVFASVSSGLGELSFLSLTVFFSRDVLGGWGSGTGGAGVAGALLYSVFTQVGLSPRVTLQVMLVVPVAMVVSYFCLLVFPPSFPQWQCREVGPALSVRGRCSQERQPLMEDSAEEEQPQSTPEEDMPTGPLTLTEKCQCIKGLLGFVLPLGLVYFAEYFINQGLMELLYFPNFVFSHAEQYRWYQTLYQVGVLISRSSLCCLKIRNIWALSLLQCVNAMLLGLAVYYEFLPSGWLVFGIVLYEGLLGGAAYVNTFYFISKETGDRQREFAMAAASVGDSMGIALSAMTAFPVHKYFCSL, from the exons ATGGACCAAACTGATAGTGTGAATGCAGACCCAGTTCTTACTGTTGACAGGCAGG GCCGATGCAAGAACTGGCGTAATTGGCTGGGATTTTG GTTACTGGGATTGTGCAACAACTTTGCCTATGTGGTGATGCTGAGTGCGGCCCATGACATTCTAAAACAACAAGGGTCTGACAACTCCACAGTGAtg ATCCCAGCATCATCTCACTGGCACGTTGAAGGACGGAATGCCAGCAATAGCAGTCGATATGACTGCAACCCTGTTTCTACTGCG GCTGTACTGTTGGCTGACATTCTCCCTACTCTTATCATCAAATTATTTGCTCCATTCCTTATCCACAAATTCCCTTATGG TTTtcgagtgttggtgtgtgctgcCTCAGCGATTGTCAGTTTCCTTCTGGTGTCCTTCTCTTCAACAGTGTGGATGAGTATTCTTG GAGTCGTCTTTGCCAGTGTGAGCTCTGGACTAGGAGAACTCTCCTTTCTGTCTTTAACTGTGTTCTTTAGCAG AGATGTTTTAGGGGGCTGGGGTTCAGGGACTGGAGGGGCAGGTGTGGCTGGAGCTCTGCTGTACTCGGTTTTCACACAGGTTGGCTTGTCACCCAGGGTTACACTGCAGGTAATGCTGGTGGTCCCCGTTGCCATGGTGGTCAG TTACTTCTGCCTGTTGGTatttcctccatccttcccacAGTGGCAGTGCAGAGAGGTCGGGCCTgctctgtcagtcaggggcaGATGTTCACAGGAGAGACAGCCTCTGATGGAGGACTCCGCTGAGGAAGAGCAACCCCAGAGTACTCctgaag AAGACATGCCCACTGGACCACTGACCTTAACAGAGAAATGTCAATGTATCAAA GGTCTCCTGGGGTTTGTTCTCCCTCTGGGCCTGGTTTACTTTGCTGAGTATTTCATCAACCAAGGCTTG ATGGAGCTCCTGTATTTTCCTAATTTTGTATTTTCACATGCAGAGCAATACCGATG gtaccAGACCCTTTACCAGGTGGGGGTGCTAATCTCACgttcctctctctgctgtttgAAGATCAGGAACATTTGGGCTTTATCTCTGCTGCAG tgtgtgaaTGCTATGCTGCTGGGCCTGGCGGTATACTATGAGTTCCTGCCCAGCGGTTGGTTGGTATTTGGGATTGTCCTTTATGAGGGGCTGCTGGGAGGAGCGGCCTATGTCAATACCTTCTACTTCATCAGCAAGGAG actggagacagacagagggaattTGCAATGGCAGCTGCTAGCGTTGGGGACAGTATGGGCATCGCCTTGTCAGCCATGACAGCATTTCCAGTTCACAAATACTTCTGTTCATTATAA
- the LOC124479327 gene encoding tryptase-like, whose translation MSLWALLLVSLLVHDAAGFFRNRAQSSIMGGEDAPVGHWPWMAQLTIYNGLDRKNYCGGTLISDEWVLTAAHCLDDEDLNLGGSSVRLGLLSLEGPSEYDLGISYTVSHPDYEEEYSVLLHDIALVKLSVKVTFTSSVAPVHLLGLQETFAQHSECWITGWGHVANNEPLDGKRPLQQAKVPIVKQSACKEVFPGVTSDMLCAGDLKRLACLGDSGGPLVCGTVHAGFVQVGIVSFGPSECGFPGVYTRVDKYTQFIKETIHF comes from the exons ATGAGTTTGTGGGCACTTCTGCTTGTGTCGCTGCTGGTCCATGATGCTGcag GGTTTTTTCGAAACCGAGCTCAGAGCTCCATCATGGGCGGAGAAGATGCCCCTGTTGGCCACTGGCCATGGATGGCCCAGTTGACCATTTATAATGGTCTGGATAGAAAGAATTATTGTGGTGGCACTCTTATCTCTGATGAATGGGTTCTTACAGCAGCACACTGCCTGGATGA tgAAGATCTTAACCTAGGTGGTTCCTCTGTTCGACTGGGTCTACTCAGCCTGGAGGGACCATCAGAGTATGACTTGGGTATATCCTACACTGTCAGTCACCCTGACTATGAAGAAGAGTATTCAGTCCTTCTACATGACATTGCACTGGTGAAGCTGTCTGTGAAGGTTACCTTCACCTCCTCAGTGGCTCCTGTACACTTGCTTGGCTTGCAGGAGACATTTGCTCAACATTCTGAGTGCTGGATCACTGGCTGGGGCCATGTTGCTAACAATG AGCCATTGGATGGTAAACGGCCCCTCCAGCAGGCAAAAGTGCCAATTGTAAAACAAAGTGCCTGTAAGGAGGTGTTTCCTGGCGTCACTAGTGATATGCTGTGTGCTGGTGATTTGAAGCGTCTCGCCTGTCTA GGGGATTCTGGTGGACCCCTGGTATGTGGTACAGTGCATGCAGGATTTGTCCAGGTGGGCATTGTGAGTTTTGGGCCATCAGAATGTGGCTTTCCAGGGGTTTATACAAGAGTGGACAAATACACCCAATTCATCAAAGAAACTATTCACTTCTAA
- the cln3 gene encoding battenin isoform X1, giving the protein MDQTDSVNADPVLTVDRQGRCKNWRNWLGFWLLGLCNNFAYVVMLSAAHDILKQQGSDNSTVMIPASSHWHVEGRNASNSSRYDCNPVSTAAVLLADILPTLIIKLFAPFLIHKFPYGFRVLVCAASAIVSFLLVSFSSTVWMSILGVVFASVSSGLGELSFLSLTVFFSRDVLGGWGSGTGGAGVAGALLYSVFTQVGLSPRVTLQVMLVVPVAMVVSYFCLLVFPPSFPQWQCREVGPALSVRGRCSQERQPLMEDSAEEEQPQSTPEEDMPTGPLTLTEKCQCIKGLLGFVLPLGLVYFAEYFINQGLMELLYFPNFVFSHAEQYRWYQTLYQVGVLISRSSLCCLKIRNIWALSLLQCVNAMLLGLAVYYEFLPSGWLVFGIVLYEGLLGGAAYVNTFYFISKEQTGDRQREFAMAAASVGDSMGIALSAMTAFPVHKYFCSL; this is encoded by the exons ATGGACCAAACTGATAGTGTGAATGCAGACCCAGTTCTTACTGTTGACAGGCAGG GCCGATGCAAGAACTGGCGTAATTGGCTGGGATTTTG GTTACTGGGATTGTGCAACAACTTTGCCTATGTGGTGATGCTGAGTGCGGCCCATGACATTCTAAAACAACAAGGGTCTGACAACTCCACAGTGAtg ATCCCAGCATCATCTCACTGGCACGTTGAAGGACGGAATGCCAGCAATAGCAGTCGATATGACTGCAACCCTGTTTCTACTGCG GCTGTACTGTTGGCTGACATTCTCCCTACTCTTATCATCAAATTATTTGCTCCATTCCTTATCCACAAATTCCCTTATGG TTTtcgagtgttggtgtgtgctgcCTCAGCGATTGTCAGTTTCCTTCTGGTGTCCTTCTCTTCAACAGTGTGGATGAGTATTCTTG GAGTCGTCTTTGCCAGTGTGAGCTCTGGACTAGGAGAACTCTCCTTTCTGTCTTTAACTGTGTTCTTTAGCAG AGATGTTTTAGGGGGCTGGGGTTCAGGGACTGGAGGGGCAGGTGTGGCTGGAGCTCTGCTGTACTCGGTTTTCACACAGGTTGGCTTGTCACCCAGGGTTACACTGCAGGTAATGCTGGTGGTCCCCGTTGCCATGGTGGTCAG TTACTTCTGCCTGTTGGTatttcctccatccttcccacAGTGGCAGTGCAGAGAGGTCGGGCCTgctctgtcagtcaggggcaGATGTTCACAGGAGAGACAGCCTCTGATGGAGGACTCCGCTGAGGAAGAGCAACCCCAGAGTACTCctgaag AAGACATGCCCACTGGACCACTGACCTTAACAGAGAAATGTCAATGTATCAAA GGTCTCCTGGGGTTTGTTCTCCCTCTGGGCCTGGTTTACTTTGCTGAGTATTTCATCAACCAAGGCTTG ATGGAGCTCCTGTATTTTCCTAATTTTGTATTTTCACATGCAGAGCAATACCGATG gtaccAGACCCTTTACCAGGTGGGGGTGCTAATCTCACgttcctctctctgctgtttgAAGATCAGGAACATTTGGGCTTTATCTCTGCTGCAG tgtgtgaaTGCTATGCTGCTGGGCCTGGCGGTATACTATGAGTTCCTGCCCAGCGGTTGGTTGGTATTTGGGATTGTCCTTTATGAGGGGCTGCTGGGAGGAGCGGCCTATGTCAATACCTTCTACTTCATCAGCAAGGAG cagactggagacagacagagggaattTGCAATGGCAGCTGCTAGCGTTGGGGACAGTATGGGCATCGCCTTGTCAGCCATGACAGCATTTCCAGTTCACAAATACTTCTGTTCATTATAA
- the cln3 gene encoding battenin isoform X3: MDQTDSVNADPVLTVDRQGRCKNWRNWLGFWLLGLCNNFAYVVMLSAAHDILKQQGSDNSTVMIPASSHWHVEGRNASNSSRYDCNPVSTAAVLLADILPTLIIKLFAPFLIHKFPYGFRVLVCAASAIVSFLLVSFSSTVWMSILGVVFASVSSGLGELSFLSLTVFFSRDVLGGWGSGTGGAGVAGALLYSVFTQVGLSPRVTLQVMLVVPVAMVVSYFCLLVFPPSFPQWQCREVGPALSVRGRCSQERQPLMEDSAEEEQPQSTPEDMPTGPLTLTEKCQCIKGLLGFVLPLGLVYFAEYFINQGLMELLYFPNFVFSHAEQYRWYQTLYQVGVLISRSSLCCLKIRNIWALSLLQCVNAMLLGLAVYYEFLPSGWLVFGIVLYEGLLGGAAYVNTFYFISKEQTGDRQREFAMAAASVGDSMGIALSAMTAFPVHKYFCSL, from the exons ATGGACCAAACTGATAGTGTGAATGCAGACCCAGTTCTTACTGTTGACAGGCAGG GCCGATGCAAGAACTGGCGTAATTGGCTGGGATTTTG GTTACTGGGATTGTGCAACAACTTTGCCTATGTGGTGATGCTGAGTGCGGCCCATGACATTCTAAAACAACAAGGGTCTGACAACTCCACAGTGAtg ATCCCAGCATCATCTCACTGGCACGTTGAAGGACGGAATGCCAGCAATAGCAGTCGATATGACTGCAACCCTGTTTCTACTGCG GCTGTACTGTTGGCTGACATTCTCCCTACTCTTATCATCAAATTATTTGCTCCATTCCTTATCCACAAATTCCCTTATGG TTTtcgagtgttggtgtgtgctgcCTCAGCGATTGTCAGTTTCCTTCTGGTGTCCTTCTCTTCAACAGTGTGGATGAGTATTCTTG GAGTCGTCTTTGCCAGTGTGAGCTCTGGACTAGGAGAACTCTCCTTTCTGTCTTTAACTGTGTTCTTTAGCAG AGATGTTTTAGGGGGCTGGGGTTCAGGGACTGGAGGGGCAGGTGTGGCTGGAGCTCTGCTGTACTCGGTTTTCACACAGGTTGGCTTGTCACCCAGGGTTACACTGCAGGTAATGCTGGTGGTCCCCGTTGCCATGGTGGTCAG TTACTTCTGCCTGTTGGTatttcctccatccttcccacAGTGGCAGTGCAGAGAGGTCGGGCCTgctctgtcagtcaggggcaGATGTTCACAGGAGAGACAGCCTCTGATGGAGGACTCCGCTGAGGAAGAGCAACCCCAGAGTACTCctgaag ACATGCCCACTGGACCACTGACCTTAACAGAGAAATGTCAATGTATCAAA GGTCTCCTGGGGTTTGTTCTCCCTCTGGGCCTGGTTTACTTTGCTGAGTATTTCATCAACCAAGGCTTG ATGGAGCTCCTGTATTTTCCTAATTTTGTATTTTCACATGCAGAGCAATACCGATG gtaccAGACCCTTTACCAGGTGGGGGTGCTAATCTCACgttcctctctctgctgtttgAAGATCAGGAACATTTGGGCTTTATCTCTGCTGCAG tgtgtgaaTGCTATGCTGCTGGGCCTGGCGGTATACTATGAGTTCCTGCCCAGCGGTTGGTTGGTATTTGGGATTGTCCTTTATGAGGGGCTGCTGGGAGGAGCGGCCTATGTCAATACCTTCTACTTCATCAGCAAGGAG cagactggagacagacagagggaattTGCAATGGCAGCTGCTAGCGTTGGGGACAGTATGGGCATCGCCTTGTCAGCCATGACAGCATTTCCAGTTCACAAATACTTCTGTTCATTATAA
- the cln3 gene encoding battenin isoform X4: MDQTDSVNADPVLTVDRQGRCKNWRNWLGFWLLGLCNNFAYVVMLSAAHDILKQQGSDNSTVMIPASSHWHVEGRNASNSSRYDCNPVSTAAVLLADILPTLIIKLFAPFLIHKFPYGFRVLVCAASAIVSFLLVSFSSTVWMSILGVVFASVSSGLGELSFLSLTVFFSRDVLGGWGSGTGGAGVAGALLYSVFTQVGLSPRVTLQVMLVVPVAMVVSYFCLLVFPPSFPQWQCREVGPALSVRGRCSQERQPLMEDSAEEEQPQSTPEDMPTGPLTLTEKCQCIKGLLGFVLPLGLVYFAEYFINQGLMELLYFPNFVFSHAEQYRWYQTLYQVGVLISRSSLCCLKIRNIWALSLLQCVNAMLLGLAVYYEFLPSGWLVFGIVLYEGLLGGAAYVNTFYFISKETGDRQREFAMAAASVGDSMGIALSAMTAFPVHKYFCSL, from the exons ATGGACCAAACTGATAGTGTGAATGCAGACCCAGTTCTTACTGTTGACAGGCAGG GCCGATGCAAGAACTGGCGTAATTGGCTGGGATTTTG GTTACTGGGATTGTGCAACAACTTTGCCTATGTGGTGATGCTGAGTGCGGCCCATGACATTCTAAAACAACAAGGGTCTGACAACTCCACAGTGAtg ATCCCAGCATCATCTCACTGGCACGTTGAAGGACGGAATGCCAGCAATAGCAGTCGATATGACTGCAACCCTGTTTCTACTGCG GCTGTACTGTTGGCTGACATTCTCCCTACTCTTATCATCAAATTATTTGCTCCATTCCTTATCCACAAATTCCCTTATGG TTTtcgagtgttggtgtgtgctgcCTCAGCGATTGTCAGTTTCCTTCTGGTGTCCTTCTCTTCAACAGTGTGGATGAGTATTCTTG GAGTCGTCTTTGCCAGTGTGAGCTCTGGACTAGGAGAACTCTCCTTTCTGTCTTTAACTGTGTTCTTTAGCAG AGATGTTTTAGGGGGCTGGGGTTCAGGGACTGGAGGGGCAGGTGTGGCTGGAGCTCTGCTGTACTCGGTTTTCACACAGGTTGGCTTGTCACCCAGGGTTACACTGCAGGTAATGCTGGTGGTCCCCGTTGCCATGGTGGTCAG TTACTTCTGCCTGTTGGTatttcctccatccttcccacAGTGGCAGTGCAGAGAGGTCGGGCCTgctctgtcagtcaggggcaGATGTTCACAGGAGAGACAGCCTCTGATGGAGGACTCCGCTGAGGAAGAGCAACCCCAGAGTACTCctgaag ACATGCCCACTGGACCACTGACCTTAACAGAGAAATGTCAATGTATCAAA GGTCTCCTGGGGTTTGTTCTCCCTCTGGGCCTGGTTTACTTTGCTGAGTATTTCATCAACCAAGGCTTG ATGGAGCTCCTGTATTTTCCTAATTTTGTATTTTCACATGCAGAGCAATACCGATG gtaccAGACCCTTTACCAGGTGGGGGTGCTAATCTCACgttcctctctctgctgtttgAAGATCAGGAACATTTGGGCTTTATCTCTGCTGCAG tgtgtgaaTGCTATGCTGCTGGGCCTGGCGGTATACTATGAGTTCCTGCCCAGCGGTTGGTTGGTATTTGGGATTGTCCTTTATGAGGGGCTGCTGGGAGGAGCGGCCTATGTCAATACCTTCTACTTCATCAGCAAGGAG actggagacagacagagggaattTGCAATGGCAGCTGCTAGCGTTGGGGACAGTATGGGCATCGCCTTGTCAGCCATGACAGCATTTCCAGTTCACAAATACTTCTGTTCATTATAA